One window of the Microplitis demolitor isolate Queensland-Clemson2020A chromosome 10, iyMicDemo2.1a, whole genome shotgun sequence genome contains the following:
- the LOC103570501 gene encoding iron-sulfur cluster assembly scaffold protein IscU: MALWRVLPPKLIKSSKLLSHSVPCVFYHPNVIDHYENPRNVGSLDKNDQHVGTGLVGAPACGDVMKLQIKVDANGKIIDAKFKTFGCGSAIASSSLATEWVKGKTVDQALELKNTDIAKELCLPPVKLHCSMLAEDAIKAALSDYRIKQQDKAKNNTEAKSQTV; this comes from the exons atggctTTGTGGCGAGTATTGCCACCAAAGCTGattaaatcatcaaaattattatctcatagTGTTCCTTGCGTTTTTTATCATCCAAAT GTAATTGATCACTATGAGAATCCAAGAAATGTTGGATCTTTGGACAAAAATGACCAGCATGTCGGTACTGGTCTTGTTGGTGCACCAGCATGTGGAGATGTTatgaaattacaaataaaagttgatgccaatggtaaaataattgatgctaaatttaaaacatttggCTGCGGATCTGCTATTGCATCAAGTTCACTTGCTACTGAATGGGTTAAAGGAAaaact GTTGATCAAGCTTTGGAGCTGAAAAATACAGATATTGCTAAGGAACTTTGTCTTCCACCGGTCAAGCTGCACTGTTCGa tgCTTGCTGAAGATGCAATAAAAGCAGCGTTATCTGACTACAGAATTAAACAACAAGATAAAGCAAAAAACAACACTGAAGCTAAGTCACAAACTGTTTAA